A window of Plutella xylostella chromosome 19, ilPluXylo3.1, whole genome shotgun sequence contains these coding sequences:
- the LOC105389904 gene encoding uncharacterized protein LOC105389904 has translation MIQEKLYLSKLDDVYVSEETSSNLMEFQKDGIRFLYIQYKKEKPGVIVNDTECPERTMQIILFLMAIKHTLRKPALLLCNSINEIKILFHDLAPKFTDVSFESHIHTIDKKIYVNSLDNISTLCHHEWSVSVVFEEEFNMKLLKLLKSLKVMFKIAVVSMDLKKKLTAFMPIYEWIYPNETSKMELLISREKKMKNLIEKAIYVDSLFETIVLNRNLGKNIEQCTHRNRDVTSATAPESNVSRKNKDPTGTKTKRTNKIYHQHAAADTNTDIDNVHVKGDREYLTEKKDKKNNRSKKIKLTPDSDNNKEENINFTNSFIESKTDISAKIDIATDHLFENTAVKNSILSKFAETENSFIDSRDAENNELDIINEPSRTEYNEFTNVYEESRYNNCKDDQNTVTEGTNQTKYSVNEGLLLSNDDENDTINLRYSDEISIDEIEFKSCTKEKELNEHERIEIKDDICNKTVMTQFDTKMKNIEEKTVEKFKGSFLDSIF, from the exons ATGATTCAAGAAAAGCTCTACTTAAGTAAACTTGATGATGTGTATGTGTCAGAAGAAACTTCCTCCAATCTTATGGAGTTTCAAAAGGATGGCATTCGATTTCTTTACATACAGTATAAAAAG GAGAAGCCGGGAGTAATTGTGAATGATACGGAGTGTCCTGAGAGGACCATGCAGATAATACTCTTTTTAATGGCAATCAAGCACACATTGAGGAAACCCGCACTCTTGCTTTGCAATAGtatcaatgaaataaaaatactttttcatGATTTGGCTCCAAAATTTACTG ATGTTTCATTTGAGTCTCACATTCACacaattgataaaaaaatctatgtTAACTCTTTAGATAACATAAGCACCCTCTGCCACCATGAGTGGAGTGTCTCGGTCGTATTTGAagaagaatttaatatgaaattaTTGAAACTGTTAAAATCATTGAAagttatgtttaaaattgctgTTGTATCAATGGACTTAAAG AAAAAATTAACAGCTTTTATGCCAATCTATGAATGGATTTACCCAAATGAGACTAGTAAAATGGAGCTACTTATATCAAGAGAAAAGAAAATGAAGAATTTGATAGAAAAAGCTATTTATGTGGATAGCTTATTTGAAACCATTGTGTTGAATagaaatttaggaaaaaacATTGAACAATGTACTCATAGAAATAGAGAT GTTACTTCAGCAACAGCTCCAGAGTCAAATGTATCAAGAAAAAACAAAGATCCCACCGGAACGAAAACAAAACGaactaacaaaatatatcaCCAACATGCCGCAGCAGATACCAATACTGATATAGATAACGTTCATGTTAAGGGTGATAGAGAATACTTGACTGagaaaaaagataaaaaaaataacagaagCAAAAAAATTAAGCTAACTCCAGATAGTGATAACAACaaagaagaaaatataaactttacgAATAGTTTTATAGAAAGTAAAACAGACATTAGTGCTAAAATAGATATTGCTACAGATCACTTATTTGAAAATACTGCTGTTAAGAATAGCATTTTATCTAAGTTTGCTGAAACagaaaacagttttattgATAGCCGAGATGCAGAAAATAATGAACTAGATATAATTAATGAACCCAGTAGAACTGAATATAATGAGTTTACAAATGTCTATGAAGAGTCAAGATACAATAATTGTAAGGATGAccaaaacacagtaaccgaAGGGACAAATCAAACTAAGTACAGTGTAAATGaaggtttattattaagtaatgatgatgaaaatgATACAATAAATTTAAGATATAGTGATGAAATTAGCATTGATGAAATAGAATTCAAATCTTGTACCAAAGAGAAGGAATTAAATGAACATGAACGAATTGAAATCAAAGACGACATTTGTAATAAAACTGTTATGACTCAATTTGAtacaaaaatgaaaaatattgaagaAAAGACTGTTGAAAAGTTTAAAGGATCGTTTTTGGACAGCATATTTTAG